One region of Mus musculus strain C57BL/6J chromosome 15, GRCm38.p6 C57BL/6J genomic DNA includes:
- the Recql4 gene encoding ATP-dependent DNA helicase Q4 isoform X2, translating to MERLATVRARLQEWERAFARLHGRRPAKGDVEAAPEETRALYREYRNLKQAVRQADDRHRVLEQSLAEAAEEAQEPSCWGPHLSRAATQNTQSMPKQSLLSSVQDYGKRLKANLKNTTQTGPTQSRKLQLQKRSLSTVPAPRPPGSKTESPCPDEADDALPRVPEPRPRLGQLQQLRSSLSRRLTSLDPGWLERCHNRVSDLLEVPGACGLDLSAEESQPQMSGKVNIADPDIQSEVSVQSPEAIAQQPAQVLSQSPKSINSKGRKRKWNEKGEDFAQDQPSSGAGPLSEGARATVHGQDPPGEPTQVNVPQPCNSSNQARTEKAKGTTHLHASPRPASLDRGNYIRLNMKNKRFVRVGANRGRLLRKQVWKQKWKKKQAAFGGSGPRATDKDTCFRCGQFGHWASQCSQPGPTLTVQEEGDRDDKQPISTLEEVAQRTGTASCHHSGEETQPAAPELQVPHCPTPMSPLYPPGPLGQVAETPAEVFQALERLGYRAFRPGQERAIMRILSGISTLLVLPTGAGKSLCYQLPALLYAQRSPCLTLVVSPLLSLMDDQVSDLPSCLKAACLHSGMTKKQRESVLKKVRAAQVHVLIVSPEALVGCGARGPGSLPQAAQLPPIAFACIDEVHCLSQWSHNFRPCYLRVCKVLREHMGVRCFLGLTATATRSTARDVAQHLGIAGEFELSGSANIPANLHLSVSMDRDSDQALVTLLQGDRFRTLDSVIIYCTRRKDTERVAALLRTCLSMVGDSRPRGCGPEAIAEAYHAGMSSQERRRVQQAFMRGHLRMVVATVAFGMGLDRPDVRAVLHLGLPPSFESYVQAIGRAGRDGKPAHCHLFMHPQVGSPISPDQDRPRGSTIPRPLQPQLLSCLPVSCRPGPKCGSSVHMTVPMQGEDLWELRRHAHADSTDFLAVKRLVQRVFPPCTCSQRPVSKSSPEEVKEHSGQQTYPVLGQACLGHERALPVQSTVQALDMTEEAIETLLCYLELHPRHWLELLPWTYAQCHLHCLGGSAQLQALAHRCPPLAACQAKWPPKDTSQGRSSLEFGVVELADSMGWKLASVRQALHQLKWDPEPKKGAAQGTGVLVKFSELAFHLHSRGDLTDEEKDQICDFLYNRVQAREHKALAHLHQMSKAFRSVAFPSCGPCLEQSNEEHSNQVKTLVSYYFEEEEEEEETMTDTQGPKPGQTQLQDWEDQIRRDVRQLLSLRPEERFSGRAVARIFHGIASPCYPAQVYGLDRRFWRKYLHLDFHALMHLATEELLLRGR from the exons ATGGAGCGGCTCGCGACCGTTCGCGCGCGGCTACAGGAGTGGGAACGCGCTTTTGCACGGCTGCACGGGCGACGGCCAGCGAAG GGGGATGTGGAGGCGGCACCTGAAGAGACCCGCG CGCTCTACCGTGAGTACCGTAACCTAAAGCAGGCGGTGCGTCAGGCTGACGACAGACATCGTGTCCTAGAGCAATCACTTGCCGAGGCAGCTGAGGAG GCACAGGAGCCAAGCTGCTGGGGTCCCCACCTGAGTCGAGCTGCAACGCAGAATACGCAGTCTATGCCAAAACAGAGCCTACTGAGTTCTGTACAAGACTATGGGAAGAGGCTCAAAGCCAATCTGAAAAACACAACACAG ACTGGACCAACCCAGAGCAGAAAACTCCAGCTTCAGAAGAGATCCTTGTCCACAGTTCCTGCCCCAAGGCCACCAGGCTCAAAGACTGAATCCCCCTGTCCAGACGAAGCTGACGATGCACTTCCTCGGGTTCCTGAGCCCCGGCCGAGGCTGGGCCAGCTCCAGCAGCTCCGATCATCCCTCAGCCGGAGGTTGACTTCCCTAGACCCTGGTTGGTTAGAGAGGTGTCACAACAGAGTTTCAGATCTTCTAGAGGTTCCGGGTGCTTGTGGGCTTGACCTGAGTGCAGAGGAGTCACAGCCTCAGATGTCAGGCAAGGTGAACATCGCTGATCCTGACATCCAGTCAGAAGTATCTGTACAGAGCCCAGAGGCCATAGCCCAACAGCCAGCCCAGGTTTTGTCACAGAGCCCCAAATCCATCAACAGTAAAGGCAGGAAGCGGAAGTGGAATGAGAAGGGGGAGGACTTTGCACAAGACCAGCCCAGCAGCGGAGCAGGACCCCTGTCTGAGGGAGCCAGGGCTACAGTACATGGGCAAGACCCTCCAGGAGAACCCACACAAGTGAATGTCCCTCAGCCATGCAATTCCTCAAACCAGGCCAGGACAGAGAAGGCTAAGGGCACAACCCACCTCCATGCCTCTCCTCGACCAGCTTCCCTAGACAGAGGGAACTATATTCGACTCAACATGAAAAACAAACGCTTTGTACGAGTTGGGGCCAATCGGGGCAGGCTTCTCCGTAAGCAG GTATGGAAGCAAAAGTGGAAGAAGAAACAAGCTGCGTTTGGGGGAAGTGGACCCAGGGCCACAGACAAGGACACTTGTTTCCGGTGTGGGCAGTTTGGTCACTGGGCATCCCAGTGTTCCCAACCAG GCCCCACCCTGACCGTCCAAGAGGAAGGTGACAGGGATGACAAACAGCCCATTTCCACCTTGGAAGAAGTAGCACAGAGGACAGGCACTGCTTCCTGTCACCACTCTG GTGAGGAAACACAGCCTGCTGCGCCAGAGCTACAGGTGCCTCATTGCCCCACCCCAATGTCACCCCTCTACCCACCGGGACCTTTGGGACAAGTAGCAG AAACCCCTGCTGAAGTATTCCAGGCCCTAGAGCGGCTAGGGTACCGAGCCTTCCGCCCTGGGCAAGAGCGTGCAATCATGCGGATTCTTTCTG GCATCTCTACTCTGTTAGTGTTGCCCACGGGTGCTGGAAAGTCTCTGTGCTACCAGCTTCCTGCACTGCTCTATGCCCAGCGAAGCCCCTGCCTCACACTCGTGGTCTCGCCTCTCCTGTCACTCATGGATGACCAG GTGTCCGATCTGCCTTCATGTCTGAAGGCAGCCTGCCTccactcaggaatgaccaagaaaCAACGAGAGTCTGTCTTGAAGAAG GTACGGGCAGCCCAGGTGCACGTGCTGATCGTGTCCCCAGAGGCCTTGGTGGGGTGCGGGGCTAGGGGTCCCGGCAGCCTCCCCCAGGCCGCTCAGCTGCCTCCAATTGCCTTCGCCTGCATTGATGAGGTCCACTGCCTCTCTCAGTGGTCACATAACTTCCGGCCCTGCTACCTACGTGTTTGCAAA GTTCTCCGGGAGCATATGGGGGTGCGCTGCTTCTTGGGtctcacagccacagccacacgaAGCACTGCTCGAGATGTGGCTCAGCACCTTGGCATAGCTGGCGAGTTTGAGCTCAGCGGGTCAGCCAACATCCCTGCCAATCTGCACCTCTCCGTGTCCATGGATAGAGACTCAGACCAG GCTCTGGTGACATTGCTGCAAGGGGACCGTTTTCGTACCCTGGATTCAGTTATCATTTACTGCACTCGGCGAAAGGATACAGAACGGGTGGCTGCACTCCTCCGCACCTGCCTGTCCATGGTGGGCGACTCAAGGCCAAGAG GCTGTGGCCCCGAGGCTATAGCTGAAGCCTACCATGCTGGCATGAGCAGCCAGGAACGGCGACGAGTACAACAGGCCTTCATGCGGGGCCACCTGCGCATGGTAGTGGCCACGGTAGCATTTGGGATGGGACTGGACCGTCCAGATGTTCGGGCTGTGCTGCACCTGGGACTGCCTCCAAGCTTCGAGAGCTACGTGCAAGCTATCGGCCGTGCAGGGCGTGATGGGAAGCCTGCCCATTGCCACCTATTCATGCACCCCCAGGTCGGCAGCCCCATCTCCCCAGACCAGGACAGACCCAGGGGTTCCACTATTCCTAGGCCACTTCAGCCCCAGCTGCTATCTTGTCTTCCTGTAAGCTGCCGCCCTGGGCCTAAGTGTGGTAGTTCTGTGCATATGACTGTCCCAATGCAGGGTGAAGACCTTTGGGAACTGCGCAGACATGCCCACGCTGACAGCACTGACTTCCTAGCTGTGAAGAGGCTGGTGCAGCGTGTGTTCCCACCCTGCACCTGCAGCCAGAGACCTGTTTCCAAGTCCTCACCTGAGGAAGTCAAAGAGCACAGTGGCCAACAAACATACCCTGTACTGGGCCAGGCCTGCCTGGGCCATGAGCGGGCACTCCCAGTGCAGTCTACAGTACAGGCTCTGGACATGACAGAGGAGG ctATTGAGACTCTGCTGTGCTATTTGGAACTACACCCTCGGCACTGGTTGGAGCTGCTGCCCTGGACCTACGCCCAGTGCCATCTGCATTGCCTTGGCGGCAGTGCCCAGCTGCAAGCTCTGGCCCACAG GTGTCCCCCTTTGGCTGCATGCCAGGCCAAGTGGCCACCTAAAGAcacaagtcagggcaggagctcctTAGAGTTTGGTGTGGTGGAACTGGCAGACTCGATGGGCTGGAAGTTGGCCTCTGTACGGCAGGCTCTCCACCAGCTGAAGTGGGACCCAGAGCCAAAGAAAG GCGCAGCACAGGGCACCGGAGTGCTTGTGAAGTTCAGCGAGTTGGCCTTTCACCTGCACAGTCGCGGGGACCTGACAGATGAGGAAAAGGACCAGATCTGTGACTTTCTGTACAACCGTGTGCAGGCTCGTGAACACAAGGCCCTGGCCCACCTACACCAAATGTCCAAGGCCTTTCGAAG TGTGGCCTTTCCCAGTTGTGGACCCTGTTTAGAGCAGTCTAATGAGGAGCACAGCAATCAGGTGAAGACCCTGGTCAGCTACTActttgaggaagaggaggaggaggaagaaactaTGACGGACACTCAGGGTCCAAAACCTGGGCAGACTCAG CTTCAGGACTGGGAGGACCAAATACGCCGGGATGTCCGCCAGCTCCTGTccctgaggccagaagaaaggTTTTCAGGAAGGGCTGTGGCCCGCATCTTCCATGGCATTG CGAGTCCATGCTACCCAGCCCAGGTGTATGGGCTGGACCGGCGCTTCTGGAGGAAGTACCTACACCTGGACTTTCATGCCCTGATGCACCTAGCTACAGAAGAGCTCCTGCTGAGAGGCCGATGA
- the Recql4 gene encoding ATP-dependent DNA helicase Q4: MERLATVRARLQEWERAFARLHGRRPAKGDVEAAPEETRALYREYRNLKQAVRQADDRHRVLEQSLAEAAEEAQEPSCWGPHLSRAATQNTQSMPKQSLLSSVQDYGKRLKANLKNTTQTGPTQSRKLQLQKRSLSTVPAPRPPGSKTESPCPDEADDALPRVPEPRPRLGQLQQLRSSLSRRLTSLDPGWLERCHNRVSDLLEVPGACGLDLSAEESQPQMSGKVNIADPDIQSEVSVQSPEAIAQQPAQVLSQSPKSINSKGRKRKWNEKGEDFAQDQPSSGAGPLSEGARATVHGQDPPGEPTQVNVPQPCNSSNQARTEKAKGTTHLHASPRPASLDRGNYIRLNMKNKRFVRVGANRGRLLRKQVWKQKWKKKQAAFGGSGPRATDKDTCFRCGQFGHWASQCSQPGPTLTVQEEGDRDDKQPISTLEEVAQRTGTASCHHSGEETQPAAPELQVPHCPTPMSPLYPPGPLGQVAETPAEVFQALERLGYRAFRPGQERAIMRILSGISTLLVLPTGAGKSLCYQLPALLYAQRSPCLTLVVSPLLSLMDDQVSDLPSCLKAACLHSGMTKKQRESVLKKVRAAQVHVLIVSPEALVGCGARGPGSLPQAAQLPPIAFACIDEVHCLSQWSHNFRPCYLRVCKVLREHMGVRCFLGLTATATRSTARDVAQHLGIAGEFELSGSANIPANLHLSVSMDRDSDQALVTLLQGDRFRTLDSVIIYCTRRKDTERVAALLRTCLSMVGDSRPRGCGPEAIAEAYHAGMSSQERRRVQQAFMRGHLRMVVATVAFGMGLDRPDVRAVLHLGLPPSFESYVQAIGRAGRDGKPAHCHLFMHPQGEDLWELRRHAHADSTDFLAVKRLVQRVFPPCTCSQRPVSKSSPEEVKEHSGQQTYPVLGQACLGHERALPVQSTVQALDMTEEAIETLLCYLELHPRHWLELLPWTYAQCHLHCLGGSAQLQALAHRCPPLAACQAKWPPKDTSQGRSSLEFGVVELADSMGWKLASVRQALHQLKWDPEPKKGAAQGTGVLVKFSELAFHLHSRGDLTDEEKDQICDFLYNRVQAREHKALAHLHQMSKAFRSVAFPSCGPCLEQSNEEHSNQVKTLVSYYFEEEEEEEETMTDTQGPKPGQTQLQDWEDQIRRDVRQLLSLRPEERFSGRAVARIFHGIASPCYPAQVYGLDRRFWRKYLHLDFHALMHLATEELLLRGR; this comes from the exons ATGGAGCGGCTCGCGACCGTTCGCGCGCGGCTACAGGAGTGGGAACGCGCTTTTGCACGGCTGCACGGGCGACGGCCAGCGAAG GGGGATGTGGAGGCGGCACCTGAAGAGACCCGCG CGCTCTACCGTGAGTACCGTAACCTAAAGCAGGCGGTGCGTCAGGCTGACGACAGACATCGTGTCCTAGAGCAATCACTTGCCGAGGCAGCTGAGGAG GCACAGGAGCCAAGCTGCTGGGGTCCCCACCTGAGTCGAGCTGCAACGCAGAATACGCAGTCTATGCCAAAACAGAGCCTACTGAGTTCTGTACAAGACTATGGGAAGAGGCTCAAAGCCAATCTGAAAAACACAACACAG ACTGGACCAACCCAGAGCAGAAAACTCCAGCTTCAGAAGAGATCCTTGTCCACAGTTCCTGCCCCAAGGCCACCAGGCTCAAAGACTGAATCCCCCTGTCCAGACGAAGCTGACGATGCACTTCCTCGGGTTCCTGAGCCCCGGCCGAGGCTGGGCCAGCTCCAGCAGCTCCGATCATCCCTCAGCCGGAGGTTGACTTCCCTAGACCCTGGTTGGTTAGAGAGGTGTCACAACAGAGTTTCAGATCTTCTAGAGGTTCCGGGTGCTTGTGGGCTTGACCTGAGTGCAGAGGAGTCACAGCCTCAGATGTCAGGCAAGGTGAACATCGCTGATCCTGACATCCAGTCAGAAGTATCTGTACAGAGCCCAGAGGCCATAGCCCAACAGCCAGCCCAGGTTTTGTCACAGAGCCCCAAATCCATCAACAGTAAAGGCAGGAAGCGGAAGTGGAATGAGAAGGGGGAGGACTTTGCACAAGACCAGCCCAGCAGCGGAGCAGGACCCCTGTCTGAGGGAGCCAGGGCTACAGTACATGGGCAAGACCCTCCAGGAGAACCCACACAAGTGAATGTCCCTCAGCCATGCAATTCCTCAAACCAGGCCAGGACAGAGAAGGCTAAGGGCACAACCCACCTCCATGCCTCTCCTCGACCAGCTTCCCTAGACAGAGGGAACTATATTCGACTCAACATGAAAAACAAACGCTTTGTACGAGTTGGGGCCAATCGGGGCAGGCTTCTCCGTAAGCAG GTATGGAAGCAAAAGTGGAAGAAGAAACAAGCTGCGTTTGGGGGAAGTGGACCCAGGGCCACAGACAAGGACACTTGTTTCCGGTGTGGGCAGTTTGGTCACTGGGCATCCCAGTGTTCCCAACCAG GCCCCACCCTGACCGTCCAAGAGGAAGGTGACAGGGATGACAAACAGCCCATTTCCACCTTGGAAGAAGTAGCACAGAGGACAGGCACTGCTTCCTGTCACCACTCTG GTGAGGAAACACAGCCTGCTGCGCCAGAGCTACAGGTGCCTCATTGCCCCACCCCAATGTCACCCCTCTACCCACCGGGACCTTTGGGACAAGTAGCAG AAACCCCTGCTGAAGTATTCCAGGCCCTAGAGCGGCTAGGGTACCGAGCCTTCCGCCCTGGGCAAGAGCGTGCAATCATGCGGATTCTTTCTG GCATCTCTACTCTGTTAGTGTTGCCCACGGGTGCTGGAAAGTCTCTGTGCTACCAGCTTCCTGCACTGCTCTATGCCCAGCGAAGCCCCTGCCTCACACTCGTGGTCTCGCCTCTCCTGTCACTCATGGATGACCAG GTGTCCGATCTGCCTTCATGTCTGAAGGCAGCCTGCCTccactcaggaatgaccaagaaaCAACGAGAGTCTGTCTTGAAGAAG GTACGGGCAGCCCAGGTGCACGTGCTGATCGTGTCCCCAGAGGCCTTGGTGGGGTGCGGGGCTAGGGGTCCCGGCAGCCTCCCCCAGGCCGCTCAGCTGCCTCCAATTGCCTTCGCCTGCATTGATGAGGTCCACTGCCTCTCTCAGTGGTCACATAACTTCCGGCCCTGCTACCTACGTGTTTGCAAA GTTCTCCGGGAGCATATGGGGGTGCGCTGCTTCTTGGGtctcacagccacagccacacgaAGCACTGCTCGAGATGTGGCTCAGCACCTTGGCATAGCTGGCGAGTTTGAGCTCAGCGGGTCAGCCAACATCCCTGCCAATCTGCACCTCTCCGTGTCCATGGATAGAGACTCAGACCAG GCTCTGGTGACATTGCTGCAAGGGGACCGTTTTCGTACCCTGGATTCAGTTATCATTTACTGCACTCGGCGAAAGGATACAGAACGGGTGGCTGCACTCCTCCGCACCTGCCTGTCCATGGTGGGCGACTCAAGGCCAAGAG GCTGTGGCCCCGAGGCTATAGCTGAAGCCTACCATGCTGGCATGAGCAGCCAGGAACGGCGACGAGTACAACAGGCCTTCATGCGGGGCCACCTGCGCATGGTAGTGGCCACGGTAGCATTTGGGATGGGACTGGACCGTCCAGATGTTCGGGCTGTGCTGCACCTGGGACTGCCTCCAAGCTTCGAGAGCTACGTGCAAGCTATCGGCCGTGCAGGGCGTGATGGGAAGCCTGCCCATTGCCACCTATTCATGCACCCCCAG GGTGAAGACCTTTGGGAACTGCGCAGACATGCCCACGCTGACAGCACTGACTTCCTAGCTGTGAAGAGGCTGGTGCAGCGTGTGTTCCCACCCTGCACCTGCAGCCAGAGACCTGTTTCCAAGTCCTCACCTGAGGAAGTCAAAGAGCACAGTGGCCAACAAACATACCCTGTACTGGGCCAGGCCTGCCTGGGCCATGAGCGGGCACTCCCAGTGCAGTCTACAGTACAGGCTCTGGACATGACAGAGGAGG ctATTGAGACTCTGCTGTGCTATTTGGAACTACACCCTCGGCACTGGTTGGAGCTGCTGCCCTGGACCTACGCCCAGTGCCATCTGCATTGCCTTGGCGGCAGTGCCCAGCTGCAAGCTCTGGCCCACAG GTGTCCCCCTTTGGCTGCATGCCAGGCCAAGTGGCCACCTAAAGAcacaagtcagggcaggagctcctTAGAGTTTGGTGTGGTGGAACTGGCAGACTCGATGGGCTGGAAGTTGGCCTCTGTACGGCAGGCTCTCCACCAGCTGAAGTGGGACCCAGAGCCAAAGAAAG GCGCAGCACAGGGCACCGGAGTGCTTGTGAAGTTCAGCGAGTTGGCCTTTCACCTGCACAGTCGCGGGGACCTGACAGATGAGGAAAAGGACCAGATCTGTGACTTTCTGTACAACCGTGTGCAGGCTCGTGAACACAAGGCCCTGGCCCACCTACACCAAATGTCCAAGGCCTTTCGAAG TGTGGCCTTTCCCAGTTGTGGACCCTGTTTAGAGCAGTCTAATGAGGAGCACAGCAATCAGGTGAAGACCCTGGTCAGCTACTActttgaggaagaggaggaggaggaagaaactaTGACGGACACTCAGGGTCCAAAACCTGGGCAGACTCAG CTTCAGGACTGGGAGGACCAAATACGCCGGGATGTCCGCCAGCTCCTGTccctgaggccagaagaaaggTTTTCAGGAAGGGCTGTGGCCCGCATCTTCCATGGCATTG CGAGTCCATGCTACCCAGCCCAGGTGTATGGGCTGGACCGGCGCTTCTGGAGGAAGTACCTACACCTGGACTTTCATGCCCTGATGCACCTAGCTACAGAAGAGCTCCTGCTGAGAGGCCGATGA